DNA sequence from the Vicia villosa cultivar HV-30 ecotype Madison, WI linkage group LG3, Vvil1.0, whole genome shotgun sequence genome:
TGTTGAGAGTTCCCGTTTTCCATTTCATTACATGCATGGATATGCATTCAATAAACCTATCAAAAACATAAATTCGAGAAAATCATAACAAACAATATGAAAATTATAACCACATTCGAATTCGAAAACTTAATGTCTTCAAATTTTAAGTGAATGTGTGATTTTCTAACTATTAACTACtagactaaaaaacaaaaaaacaaaattgttactaatatttttcattttagaaAACCAAAGAAAAGGAAAGTCTACTTTTCAAACTACTTTACTTTTTTGTTATTTACAagaaaagaatttttgaaaaattatttcccCTTTTACGCATGaaaaaaagggaaaaattaaATCCCATACAGCCAAAATAACACAAGCAAACAAATACAAGAGAGAAAAAAACAACACTTCTCACACAAagatattttacaggtaaaaaaacaaaataaaaccataaaagaTATTTTACATTCTATTAATTTGCGTTGTTCTTTATTTCAGCAGCGGAACCATGACAACACATAAAGATAATTAACTAAACATTTTGATATAGTGTTAATAGATTTTTAACAATGGTAAACATATACAatatagaaagaaagaaaaaaacaagagaaatgtCTTTTAAGTAAAGGTTTCAATAAAATTAACAAAACTTAAATAATAAGAAttacaataaaatataaatatttaatataaaaatataaaattatctaTACTTTTTTTTAGAAACATAAAATTATCTATACTTAGATACAAcataatcatataataataatatttaacgaATAACGGATGCAATATTATATTTTTCTCAATAAAGAAATATGTGTTATGTTGTCTTAAGGTTTAATCGATCACTTATCAAAATACAATAGTTAAATCTCTTCATTATTATCACATAATTATGGTTAAGTATTTAGGAGGAGCATTTAAGAGAAaaacttgcatggatacgaacaTAAATCACTAgtgttaggaacaaccaataagaaaagagaaaattttaaatttatttaaaatttaacttttttttaattggattcatggggtggttgtgattgagtaggagagagaaaaaaaatatttttgttttttaattaataaaaatttgtgaTTGGATGTTTGTAAAGCCACCTGTTATGTTTGTGTTCATGCAAGTATTTTTCAGCATTTAATTATTGTTAAAGAGAAATGCTAACGAGAGCGTCCATTCCCAATTTTGCAATTGCGGGATGCAGTAATATATGCAAGTTAAGCAACCACTAATTGCCATACACGTATATTTTTTTAGGGGAAGATGCttaattcatttaattaataatatgatatttgttctggactgggccaaaatttggcccaatctactttcggcccacttaaCCTTAGATGTCCAAACCATCCCTGAGTCCATAAGGAGCATACAGTGCCCGACTACTCGAGGACCCAACGACACTAGAGTAAGCTACTTGGTGCTCAGCATGAGTGCTCCCTGCGAGCACCCCACCTGACGAGGATCTGCCTCCTCACTTGAACCCAAGCACGTCAAAGCGCCTCCCCGCGAGCACCTTCTCTATCGAGGACCCTTCTCCTCGTAGGGTTCCTTCACATCCAACTCCCCGAATAAtgcggagtccacgtggtccctaaaagactgcgtctcccttaaacttcggagtggttgaccAGTACAGAGAGCACTCACGcatctccgatatttccgcctaggaaacctggcagtctcctagttgggcctggaaATCCAGCCCAGTAGCGAGATCATAAATAACTTTGATACCATTTTATTAATATCATTTTGTGATTGTTATGTGACACATTCATTAGTATTATTTTCTTCTTAATGTGACATGCAGTTATGTGATTTTGGACTTGCTATGTGGGGACCAACAACTTCATTGTTTACGATACAAAACGACGTAGTAGGAACCTTTGGTTATCTTGCACCTGAACATTTCATGTATGGAAAGGTGAGTGACAAGATAGATGTATATGCCTTTGGTGTTGTCCTACTTGAACTCATATCAGGAAGGGAACCGATCCACTCGAAAGCTTGCAAAGCATGCCAGAGTTTGGTCGCGTGGGCAAAACCGATTTTAGAGAGTGGAGATGTTAAAAGGTTAATGGATACAAATTTGCAAGGAAAGTTTGATGTAGAACAAATGAACAGAATGGTTCTTGCAGCGTCGCTATGCTTAACACGGGCTGCGCGGCTTCGTCCTACAATGAATCAGGTAATACCAGTGATCCTACTGATAGATTTTTAGAGTTTagcttcaaaaatatttaataatctcAATTATGTTATTGCAGATACTAAATATATTGAAAGGATGCGACGAGAAAGACGAAAACATGTTTAAATCTCAAGAGAGTAATCGCGATCATTCAGAAAATCAAGAAAACGTTGATGACGAAGTTTATCCGAAATCAAATGCAGGATTGCACCTAAACCTTGCATTACttgatatttgaagttttggtTTATACCATAAACAAAGTGAAAATTTTGAGGTTTAAAGTATCATATAAGTTCTGTTAATGCTCTTCAATTTCTTACTTTATTCATCTATGAAAGATCTATACATGTCTCCATCATACAAAAAAACTAACATGGATTCAATGATCACCACATAACAAGCCGTAAACTGAACTCATAAATAACTATAGTCTTCATAGCTAGCACATTGATGCTCGAGTCATGATTTTGATTATTATACAATGTCTTTGAAATTCTCAACACTACATACCTTTATCTTTGATGCAAAATAAGGGTATTGTTTGCGTTATGTCGTACCATTTTGATTCAGAGTCAAAATGGTAAAGCGTAAGGCAAAGCGTATATGTCAGCATGAGGCAAATAACACGCAAGTGGTTGGATTCCTTGATAGCTGCCATTGTAAGTGCTGCTACTGCCATCAACATGCCCGGATTGATCAGGGGTTTTAGTTTCACTTTCAACATTGGATTGATTCTTCCTAGAAAGCCATTCTTCATCTAAATCAGTTGGAAACATTTGCATTTGAAGAGGAACCCAATTCATAGTCAACTTTGTATACTCCAAATGTGTCTCCATTTTCTCATTTCTTCTTTGCTTTTTCTTCTCATGACTAGTCTTGGACTtatcatctttttcactctctttaTCATCATTGCTTCTTTTCGACTTCtcatcatctttttcactctctttaTCATCATTGCTTCTTTTCGActtctcatcatcttcttcactcttcttatcccttttcttctgttttttttcttcctttttttcctcACAGTACTTCACTCTTCGGAGCTTCAAaatcgaaaaataaaaaataacataaataaaacgaATGATTAAGACTCATTTATCTATCTTTATAGAATCAATCCATTTGAAATAAGTTTTTATGAGATTCAGTCACATTCAATTACAATTAGATAGATATTTAACATAAATCtttttataaatgaaataatGAGAAAACCTTATAGAAAacgaataattaatatttaaaatgttatttcaaataaaaatatgacaaatcatGTTTTATTCTTCCAATTATCATATAGTTTGATGATTAATCCAAAGTTTGTACTCCAAAAATTATGTGCAAATTTCCACACAAAAAAACACaagtaaataaataatcaatccttagaatttttgttaaataaaaatctaataatcatgtttttttcttca
Encoded proteins:
- the LOC131657656 gene encoding protein kinase STUNTED-like; translation: MQLCDFGLAMWGPTTSLFTIQNDVVGTFGYLAPEHFMYGKVSDKIDVYAFGVVLLELISGREPIHSKACKACQSLVAWAKPILESGDVKRLMDTNLQGKFDVEQMNRMVLAASLCLTRAARLRPTMNQILNILKGCDEKDENMFKSQESNRDHSENQENVDDEVYPKSNAGLHLNLALLDI